From Symphalangus syndactylus isolate Jambi chromosome 17, NHGRI_mSymSyn1-v2.1_pri, whole genome shotgun sequence, one genomic window encodes:
- the ATP1A3 gene encoding sodium/potassium-transporting ATPase subunit alpha-3 isoform X3, with the protein MGSWEEERNRRATDKKDDKGSPKKNKGKERRDLDDLKKEVAMTEHKMSVEEVCRKYNTDCVQGLTHSKAQEILARDGPNALTPPPTTPEWVKFCRQLFGGFSILLWIGAILCFLAYGIQAGTEDDPSGDNLYLGIVLAAVVIITGCFSYYQEAKSSKIMESFKNMVPQQALVIREGEKMQVNAEEVVVGDLVEIKGGDRVPADLRIISAHGCKVDNSSLTGESEPQTRSPDCTHDNPLETRNITFFSTNCVEGTARGVVVATGDRTVMGRIATLASGLEVGKTPIAIEIEHFIQLITGVAVFLGVSFFILSLILGYTWLEAVIFLIGIIVANVPEGLLATVTVCLTLTAKRMARKNCLVKNLEAVETLGSTSTICSDKTGTLTQNRMTVAHMWFDNQIHEADTTEDQSGTSFDKSSHTWVALSHIAGLCNRAVFKGGQDNIPVLKRDVAGDASESALLKCIELSSGSVKLMRERNKKVAEIPFNSTNKYQLSIHETEDPNDNRYLLVMKGAPERILDRCSTILLQGKEQPLDEEMKEAFQNAYLELGGLGERVLGFCHYYLPEEQFPKGFAFDCDDVNFTTDNLCFVGLMSMIDPPRAAVPDAVGKCRSAGIKVIMVTGDHPITAKAIAKGVGIISEGNETVEDIAARLNIPVSQVNPRDAKACVIHGTDLKDFTSEQIDEILQNHTEIVFARTSPQQKLIIVEGCQRQGAIVAVTGDGVNDSPALKKADIGVAMGIAGSDVSKQAADMILLDDNFASIVTGVEEGRLIFDNLKKSIAYTLTSNIPEITPFLLFIMANIPLPLGTITILCIDLGTDMVPAISLAYEAAESDIMKRQPRNPRTDKLVNERLISMAYGQIGMIQALGGFFSYFVILAENGFLPGNLVGIRLNWDDRTVNDLEDSYGQQWTYEQRKVVEFTCHTAFFVSIVVVQWADLIICKTRRNSVFQQGMKNKILIFGLFEETALAAFLSYCPGMDVALRMYPLKPSWWFCAFPYSFLIFVYDEIRKLILRRNPGGWVEKETYY; encoded by the exons ATGGGAagctgggaggaggagaggaacagGAGAGCCACG GACAAGAAAGATGACAAGGGCTCGCCCAAGAAGAACAAAGGCAAGGAGCGCCGGGACCTGGATGACCTCAAGAAGGAGGTGGCTATG ACAGAGCACAAGATGTCAGTGGAAGAGGTCTGCCGGAAATACAACACAGACTGTGTGCAG GGTTTGACCCACAGCAAAGCTCAGGAGATCCTGGCCCGGGATGGGCCTAATGCGCTCACGCCACCGCCTACCACACCAGAGTGGGTCAAGTTTTGCCGGCAGCTCTTTGGGGGCTTCTCCATCCTGCTATGGATCGGGGCCATCCTCTGCTTCCTGGCCTACGGCATCCAGGCGGGCACCGAGGATGACCCTTCTGGTGACAAT CTGTATCTAGGCATTGTGCTGGCGGCCGTGGTGATCATCACTGGCTGCTTCTCCTACTACCAGGAGGCCAAGAGCTCCAAGATCATGGAGTCCTTCAAGAACATGGTGCCACAG CAAGCCCTGGTGATCCGGGAAGGTGAGAAGATGCAGGTGAATGCTGAGGAGGTGGTGGTCGGGGACCTGGTGGAGATCAAGGGTGGAGACCGAGTGCCAGCTGACCTGCGGATCATCTCAGCCCATGGCTGCAag GTGGACAACTCCTCCCTGACTGGCGAATCCGAGCCCCAGACTCGCTCTCCCGACTGCACGCATGACAACCCCTTGGAGACTCGGAACATCACCTTCTTTTCCACCAACTGTGTGGAAG GCACGGCTCGGGGCGTGGTCGTGGCCACGGGCGATCGCACTGTCATGGGCCGCATCGCCACCCTGGCATCAGGGCTGGAGGTGGGCAAGACGCCCATCGCCATCGAGATTGAGCACTTCATCCAGCTCATCACCGGCGTGGCTGTCTTCCTGGGTGTCTCCTTCTTCATCCTCTCCCTCATTCTCGGATACACCTGGCTTGAGGCTGTCATCTTCCTCATCGGCATCATCGTGGCCAATGTCCCAGAGGGTCTGCTGGCCACTGTCACT GTGTGCCTGACGTTGACTGCCAAGCGCATGGCCCGGAAGAACTGCCTGGTGAAGAACCTAGAGGCTGTAGAAACCCTGGGCTCCACGTCCACCATCTGCTCGGACAAGACAGGGACCCTCACTCAGAACCGCATGACGGTCGCCCACATGTGGTTTGACAACCAGATCCACGAGGCTGACACCACTGAGGACCAGTCAG GGACCTCATTTGACAAGAGTTCACACACCTGGGTGGCCCTGTCTCACATCGCCGGGCTCTGCAATCGCGCTGTCTTCAAGGGCGGTCAGGACAACATCCCTGTGCTCAAG AGGGATGTGGCCGGGGATGCCTCTGAGTCTGCCCTGCTCAAGTGCATCGAGCTGTCCTCTGGCTCCGTGAAGCTGATGCGTGAACGCAACAAGAAAGTGGCTGAGATTCCCTTCAATTCCACCAACAAATACCAG CTCTCCATCCATGAGACCGAGGACCCCAACGACAACCGATACCTGCTGGTGATGAAGGGTGCCCCCGAGCGCATCCTGGACCGCTGCTCCACCATCCTGCTACAGGGCAAGGAGCAGCCTCTGGACGAGGAGATGAAGGAGGCCTTCCAGAACGCCTACCTCGAGCTCGGCGGCCTGGGCGAGCGCGTGCTTG GTTTCTGCCATTATTACCTGCCCGAGGAGCAGTTCCCCAAGGGCTTTGCCTTCGACTGTGATGACGTGAACTTCACCACAGACAACCTCTGCTTCGTGGGCCTCATGTCCATGATTGACCCGCCACGGGCAGCCGTCCCTGACGCAGTGGGCAAGTGTCGCAGTGCAGGCATCAAG GTCATCATGGTCACCGGCGATCACCCCATCACGGCCAAGGCCATTGCCAAGGGCGTGGGCATCATCTCTGAGGGCAACGAGACTGTGGAGGACATCGCCGCCCGGCTCAACATTCCCGTCAGCCAGGTTAACCCCCG GGATGCCAAGGCCTGCGTGATCCACGGCACCGACCTCAAGGACTTCACTTCCGAGCAAATCGACGAGATCCTGCAGAATCACACGGAGATCGTCTTCGCCCGCACGTCCCCCCAGCAGAAGCTCATCATTGTGGAGGGCTGTCAGAGACAG GGTGCAATTGTGGCTGTGACCGGGGATGGCGTGAACGACTCCCCCGCTCTGAAGAAGGCCGACATTGGGGTGGCCATGGGCATCGCTGGCTCTGACGTCTCCAAGCAGGCAGCCGACATGATCCTGCTGGACGACAACTTTGCCTCCATCGTCACAGGGGTGGAGGAGG GCCGCCTGATCTTCGACAACCTAAAGAAGTCCATCGCCTACACCCTGACCAGCAACATCCCAGAGATCACGCCCTTCCTGCTGTTCATCATGGCCAACATCCCGCTGCCCCTGGGCACCATCACCATCCTCTGCATCGATCTGGGCACCGACATG GTCCCTGCCATCTCACTGGCGTACGAGGCTGCTGAAAGCGACATCATGAAGAGACAGCCCAGGAACCCGCGGACGGACAAGTTGGTCAATGAGAGACTCATCAGCATGGCCTATGGGCAGATCG GAATGATCCAGGCTCTTGGTGGCTTCTTCTCTTACTTTGTGATCCTGGCAGAAAATGGCTTCTTGCCTGGCAACCTGGTGGGCATCCGGCTGAACTGGGATGACCGCACAGTCAATGACCTGGAGGACAGTTACGGGCAGCAGTGG ACATACGAGCAGAGGAAGGTGGTGGAGTTCACCTGCCACACGGCCTTCTTTGTGAGCATCGTAGTCGTCCAGTGGGCCGATCTGATCATCTGCAAGACCCGGAGGAACTCGGTCTTCCAGCAGGGCATGAA GAACAAGATCCTGATCTTCGGGCTGTTTGAGGAGACGGCCCTGGCTGCCTTCCTGTCCTACTGCCCCGGCATGGACGTGGCCCTGCGCATGTACCCTCTCAA GCCCAGCTGGTGGTTCTGTGCCTTCCCctacagtttcctcatcttcgtcTACGATGAAATCCGCAAACTCATCCTGCGCAGGAACCCAGGGG GTTGGGTGGAGAAGGAAACCTACTACTGA